From the Musa acuminata AAA Group cultivar baxijiao chromosome BXJ3-7, Cavendish_Baxijiao_AAA, whole genome shotgun sequence genome, one window contains:
- the LOC135643090 gene encoding AP2-like ethylene-responsive transcription factor ANT, with protein sequence MKSMNSSWLGFSLSTHMNMEVSSEPHHHQNHESHHHQTQPPTAGVSSAAPCSLFLSPQLSSTGICYGGEGENGGGLYSQLSVMPLKSDGSLCIMEALSRSQQQGIVASPPPKLEDFLGGGPNMGSHGHCGNYDREAMALSLDSMYYYQNSETEGDATHSLDALHGQQMQVQRQHQHQLFLHPLQEGMCSGLAASHEMYQVPMEVGAMVEDGIPSLKNWVARNYTACNIGLGEEGGIGPGSIEAVGFGELRSLSLSMSPGSQSSCVTAPAQISSTTERMAFDTTKKMRSGKECQKQPVHRKSIDTFGQRTSQYRGVTRHRWTGRYEAHLWDNSCKKEGQTRKGRQVYLGGYDTEEKAARAYDLAALKYWGPSTHINFPLESYQDEVEEMKNMSRQEYVAHLRRKSSGFSRGASIYRGVTRHHQHGRWQARIGRVAGNKDLYLGTFSTQEEAAEAYDIAAIKFRGVNAVTNFDITRYDVEKIIASSTLLPGELARKNKAIEAGKDASSGRNPGRDPVEENNGAGAGAGWKIVLYQSTQQHTPPSSEPRNHEPMMIGGDYRSPMTYSAAHHGLMGVEAGSSAHGVDDSEKLSNAHLSNQSSLVTSLGSSREGSPDRTGLSMMYVNASPKFNPTPLVSSIPNMQLRASASITQMPVFDAWNDV encoded by the exons ATGAAATCCATGAATAGCAGCTGGTTGGGGTTCTCTCTCTCCACTCACATGAACATGGAGGTGTCTTCGGagccacatcatcatcaaaatcatgagagCCATCATCACCAAACTCAACCACCCACGGCTGGTGTTTCCTCTGCAGCCCCATGCAGCCTCTTTCTATCTCCTCAGCTGAGCAGCACTGGGATCTGCTATGGAGGGGAAGGAGAGAACGGCGGAGGACTGTATTCTCAGTTGTCGGTCATGCCACTGAAATCTGATGGGTCTCTATGTATCATGGAAGCCCTCAGCAGATCGCAGCAGCAAG GAATAGTGGCATCTCCGCCCCCGAAACTGGAAGATTTCTTAGGTGGCGGACCAAATATGGGGTCCCATGGCCACTGTGGGAACTATGACAGGGAAGCAATGGCGTTGAGCTTGGACAGCATGTACTACTACCAGAACTCGGAGACTGAAGGCGATGCAACCCATTCCCTCGACGCTCTCCATGGACAGCAGATGCAAGTGCAACGGCAACATCAGCACCAACTGTTCTTGCATCCATTGCAGGAAGGTATGTGCTCTGGCCTAGCAGCAAGCCATGAAATGTATCAGGTACCAATGGAGGTGGGAGCGATGGTGGAAGATGGCATTCCAAGTCTGAAAAATTGGGTGGCCAGGAACTATACTGCTTGCAACATCGGATTGGGTGAGGAAGGGGGCATCGGCCCCGGCTCCATTGAGGCTGTTGGGTTTGGGGAGTTGCGATCCTTGAGCTTGTCCATGAGCCCTGGGTCTCAGTCAAGTTGTGTCACAGCTCCTGCACAGATTTCTTCCACCACCGAACGCATGGCCTTCGATACAACGAAAAAGATGCGGTCCGGGAAAGAATGCCAGAAGCAGCCAGTTCACAGGAAGTCCATTGATACATTTGGACAGCGAACATCTCAGTATAGAGGTGTTACTAG GCATAGGTGGACTGGTAGATATGAAGCACATCTTTGGGACAACAGCTGCAAGAAAGAAGGCCAGACGAGAAAAGGAAGGCAAG TCTATCTAG GGGGGTATGATACGGAGGAGAAAGCTGCAAGAGCCTATGACTTGGCTGCGTTGAAGTACTGGGGACCATCGACACATATTAACTTCCCG TTGGAGAGTTATCAAGACGAGGTCGAAGAGATGAAGAACATGAGCAGGCAGGAGTATGTTGCCCACTTGAGAAG AAAAAGCAGTGGGTTTTCACGAGGGGCGTCGATATACCGAGGGGTAACAAG GCATCACCAACACGGAAGATGGCAAGCTCGAATTGGCAGGGTTGCAGGAAACAAAGATCTTTATCTCGGAACCTTCA GTACTCAGGAGGAGGCAGCTGAAGCCTATGACATTGCGGCGATCAAATTTCGCGGGGTGAATGCTGTCACTAACTTCGATATAACAAGATACGACGTGGAGAAGATCATAGCGAGTAGTACATTGCTCCCAGGAGAACTCGCCAGGAAGAACAAGGCGATCGAAGCAGGGAAAGATGCCTCATCAGGGAGAAACCCCGGTAGAGACCCAGTCGAAGAGAACAACGGTGCTGGTGCTGGTGCTGGATGGAAGATAGTCCTCTATCAATCCACGCAGCAGCACACACCGCCATCCTCTGAGCCTCGTAATCATGAGCCGATGATGATCGGTGGTGATTACCGGAGCCCCATGACGTACTCGGCAGCACATCATGGCCTGATGGGAGTAGAAGCAGGGAGCTCGGCGCACGGCGTTGATGATTCTGAGAAGCTGAGCAATGCCCATCTATCGAACCAATCGTCGCTGGTGACGAGCTTGGGCAGTTCCAGAGAAGGGAGTCCCGACCGGACTGGTCTCTCCATGATGTATGTCAATGCCTCGCCCAAGTTCAATCCGACACCGTTGGTCTCATCGATTCCAAACATGCAGCTGAGGGCAAGTGCTTCCATAACTCAAATGCCTGTTTttgatgcatggaatgatgtttaA
- the LOC135642184 gene encoding growth-regulating factor 6-like isoform X1 yields the protein MDFGGVVSMDGFVGASSGGGSLLSCSLTTSNAQVCRPKGLPGCGFQKLGRSAEPDDCDWRSLKMARTEAMVTAPNEAPPFLPGSTTTPHSLFPYGEQMLSFSSTSKQDALMLSCEGPLPYYCSPSASSPTPSSYLRSAGLYSGSSDVNINGVLARVRGPFTPSQWLELEHQALIYKYIVAKVAIPPNLLTPIRRSLSSSGFHPLSAGPFGSNSLGWGPFYLGYSGNADPEPGRCRRTDGKKWRCSRDAVADQKYCERHMNRGRHRSRKHVEGQSGHAAKAMPVIAASQSATAVSGAGSSSSLGSAQPQTKTLQPNVREVCTAPFNMMVMNKENANDQRQDPVSLSMLTSMNPKPTSSLFSIPEHHNAFETTSSRADLQLVATDSHLNPATRSFSDKSCIASPKLQVPRPQSHPLHHFIDDWSKTQSDRSTITWPEIEEMQFERTQLSMSIPVASSEFSSSSSPHHENLTLSPLKLSREYSLPHMDSRINVLSEVNQRQISWIPISWETSMAGPLGEALANTSSMPKDQSKNCSSSSSLNLLTDGWDSSPRMESSPTGVLQKTSFGSLTSSTGSNPRAENRKAHESTASLSDDLLGPTLVGPPTIPSL from the exons ATGGACTTCGGTGGTGTGGTGAGCATGGACGGGTTTGTAGGTGCTTCCTCAGGGGGTGGCAGCCTTCTGTCTTGCTCCCTGACCACCTCAAACGCCCAAGTCTGCAGGCCAAAGGGGCTCCCCGGCTGTGGCTTTCAGAAGCTTGGGAGGTCTGCTGAACCTGATGACTGTGATTGGAGATCCCTCAAGATGGCCAGAACCGAGGCAATGGTGACAGCACCCAACGAGGCACCTCCTTTCCTGCCGGGATCCACCACCACCCCCCACTCTCTCTTCCCTTATGGGGAGCAAATGCTCAGCTTCTCATCGACCTCCAAGCAAGATGCTTTGATGCTCAGCTGTGAAGGGCCCCTGCCTTACTACTGCTCACCATCAGCATCTTCTCCCACACCTTCCTCTTACCTTAGGAGTGCAG GGTTGTATTCTGGGAGCTCTGATGTGAACATTAATGGGGTTTTGGCAAGGGTGAGAGGGCCCTTCACCCCATCTCAGTGGCTGGAGCTGGAACACCAGGCCTTGATTTACAAGTACATCGTTGCCAAAGTTGCTATCCCACCCAATCTGCTCACCCCTATCAGGAGAAGCCTCAGTTCTTCTGGGTTCCATCCCTTATCGGCTGGACCTTTTGGTTCAAATTCAT TGGGCTGGGGACCTTTCTATCTGGGATATTCTGGAAATGCTGATCCAGAACCCGGTAGGTGTCGTCGGACTGACGGAAAGAAATGGCGGTGCTCGAGGGATGCAGTCGCCGACCAGAAGTACTGTGAGCGTCACATGAACCGGGGCCGCCATCGTTCAAGAAAGCATGTGGAAGGCCAATCTGGCCATGCCGCGAAAGCGATGCCTGTTATCGCCGCTTCACAGTCAGCTACAGCAGTTTCTGGTGCTGGGTCATCCAGCAGCCTTGGTAGTGCGCAGCCGCAAACTAAAACCTTGCAGCCAAATGTTCGTGAAGTTTGCACTGCACCATTCAACAT GATGGTGATGAACAAGGAAAATGCCAATGACCAAAGACAAGATCCTGTGAGCCTCTCCATGTTGACTTCTATGAACCCAAAACCCACTAGTTCCTTATTTTCAATCCCAGAACATCACAATGCCTTTGAAACCACCTCATCCCGAGCGGATCTTCAACTTGTTGCTACCGATTCCCATTTGAACCCTGCAACTAGGTCTTTCTCAGATAAAAGCTGTATCGCTTCTCCGAAGCTCCAAGTCCCACGACCGCAGTCCCATCCCCTTCACCACTTCATCGATGATTGGTCAAAAACCCAATCGGATCGTTCTACCATTACTTGGCCTGAGATAGAAGAAATGCAGTTTGAAAGAACTCAACTCTCTATGTCGATACCAGTGGCTTCCTCAGAGTTCtcgtcctcctcttctcctcaccATGAAAACCTTACGCTTTCACCCCTTAAGCTGTCACGGGAATACAGTCTCCCTCACATGGATTCGAGGATAAATGTGCTGAGTGAGGTGAACCAAAGACAGATAAGCTGGATACCGATATCCTGGGAGACTTCCATGGCTGGTCCTCTGGGAGAGGCCCTTGCCAACACCAGTAGCATGCCCAAGGATCAAAGCAAAAACTGCTCATCGTCGTCATCTCTAAACCTCTTGACCGACGGCTGGGATTCAAGCCCTCGGATGGAGTCCTCTCCGACGGGTGTTCTGCAGAAGACTTCATTTGGTTCTCTTACGAGCAGCACCGGGAGTAACCCGAGGGCAGAGAACAGGAAGGCTCATGAGAGCACCGCAAGCTTGTCCGATGACCTCCTTGGCCCGACCCTTGTAGGTCCTCCAACCATCCCCTCGCTTTGA
- the LOC135642184 gene encoding growth-regulating factor 6-like isoform X2 — protein sequence MVSTACCASSFGGCTQVMGLYSGSSDVNINGVLARVRGPFTPSQWLELEHQALIYKYIVAKVAIPPNLLTPIRRSLSSSGFHPLSAGPFGSNSLGWGPFYLGYSGNADPEPGRCRRTDGKKWRCSRDAVADQKYCERHMNRGRHRSRKHVEGQSGHAAKAMPVIAASQSATAVSGAGSSSSLGSAQPQTKTLQPNVREVCTAPFNMMVMNKENANDQRQDPVSLSMLTSMNPKPTSSLFSIPEHHNAFETTSSRADLQLVATDSHLNPATRSFSDKSCIASPKLQVPRPQSHPLHHFIDDWSKTQSDRSTITWPEIEEMQFERTQLSMSIPVASSEFSSSSSPHHENLTLSPLKLSREYSLPHMDSRINVLSEVNQRQISWIPISWETSMAGPLGEALANTSSMPKDQSKNCSSSSSLNLLTDGWDSSPRMESSPTGVLQKTSFGSLTSSTGSNPRAENRKAHESTASLSDDLLGPTLVGPPTIPSL from the exons ATGGTTTCTACAGCTTGTTGTGCTTCTTCCTTTGGTGGTTGCACGCAAGTCATGG GGTTGTATTCTGGGAGCTCTGATGTGAACATTAATGGGGTTTTGGCAAGGGTGAGAGGGCCCTTCACCCCATCTCAGTGGCTGGAGCTGGAACACCAGGCCTTGATTTACAAGTACATCGTTGCCAAAGTTGCTATCCCACCCAATCTGCTCACCCCTATCAGGAGAAGCCTCAGTTCTTCTGGGTTCCATCCCTTATCGGCTGGACCTTTTGGTTCAAATTCAT TGGGCTGGGGACCTTTCTATCTGGGATATTCTGGAAATGCTGATCCAGAACCCGGTAGGTGTCGTCGGACTGACGGAAAGAAATGGCGGTGCTCGAGGGATGCAGTCGCCGACCAGAAGTACTGTGAGCGTCACATGAACCGGGGCCGCCATCGTTCAAGAAAGCATGTGGAAGGCCAATCTGGCCATGCCGCGAAAGCGATGCCTGTTATCGCCGCTTCACAGTCAGCTACAGCAGTTTCTGGTGCTGGGTCATCCAGCAGCCTTGGTAGTGCGCAGCCGCAAACTAAAACCTTGCAGCCAAATGTTCGTGAAGTTTGCACTGCACCATTCAACAT GATGGTGATGAACAAGGAAAATGCCAATGACCAAAGACAAGATCCTGTGAGCCTCTCCATGTTGACTTCTATGAACCCAAAACCCACTAGTTCCTTATTTTCAATCCCAGAACATCACAATGCCTTTGAAACCACCTCATCCCGAGCGGATCTTCAACTTGTTGCTACCGATTCCCATTTGAACCCTGCAACTAGGTCTTTCTCAGATAAAAGCTGTATCGCTTCTCCGAAGCTCCAAGTCCCACGACCGCAGTCCCATCCCCTTCACCACTTCATCGATGATTGGTCAAAAACCCAATCGGATCGTTCTACCATTACTTGGCCTGAGATAGAAGAAATGCAGTTTGAAAGAACTCAACTCTCTATGTCGATACCAGTGGCTTCCTCAGAGTTCtcgtcctcctcttctcctcaccATGAAAACCTTACGCTTTCACCCCTTAAGCTGTCACGGGAATACAGTCTCCCTCACATGGATTCGAGGATAAATGTGCTGAGTGAGGTGAACCAAAGACAGATAAGCTGGATACCGATATCCTGGGAGACTTCCATGGCTGGTCCTCTGGGAGAGGCCCTTGCCAACACCAGTAGCATGCCCAAGGATCAAAGCAAAAACTGCTCATCGTCGTCATCTCTAAACCTCTTGACCGACGGCTGGGATTCAAGCCCTCGGATGGAGTCCTCTCCGACGGGTGTTCTGCAGAAGACTTCATTTGGTTCTCTTACGAGCAGCACCGGGAGTAACCCGAGGGCAGAGAACAGGAAGGCTCATGAGAGCACCGCAAGCTTGTCCGATGACCTCCTTGGCCCGACCCTTGTAGGTCCTCCAACCATCCCCTCGCTTTGA
- the LOC135642250 gene encoding kinesin-like protein KIN-7L, producing MEKISVAVRFRPSAAGDPPADRHWRVQDESISLVAPGSGVSFAFDHVFDPSYNNAMVYDLLIKSIIQAAVDGFNGTAFAYGQTSSGKTFTMSGSEGEPGIIPLAVEDVFRTTKMTTDREFLIRVSYMEIYNEEINDLLTLGNQKLPIHESLERGFFVAGLREEIVNSAEQVFELLKHGEANRHFGETNMNARSSRSHTIFRMVIESSKRNPMNLGDVSNTDAIRVSVLNLVDLAGSERIAKTGAGGVRLKEGKHINKSLMILGNVINKLSESGRQRGHIPYRDSKLTRILQPALGGNSKTSIICTVAPEEVHIEETRGTLQFASRAKRITNCAQVNEILTDAALLKRQKLEIEELRRKLQGSHSEILEQVILKQRNDMHKSELERERLAMELEEERKARETLELRIKEQQKKIENLSSLSISSYNTSISTQQKVNSTIMFDELSVSRSDLFRTPNFKAMADDFVVKRPSSFRTVDSNPILENFDNTADEDLWMQLNKGCITDLDTLQMTPNMKHQSFPSLEMSLEPSVDEEISSERQHSLESDCGFNREQLDALREKCTIMERTCSLLREEKASLVETLSLSKQDNEHLRAQKEELLKELNTEKQKMKELKEEIRQFSLAFHQREGLLTSIYTKSKAMMENLNASKVSISEVCDS from the exons ATGGAGAAGATCTCCGTCGCCGTCCGCTTCCGCCCCTCCGCCGCTGGAGATCCGCCTGCCGACCGTCACTGGAGGGTACAGGACGAAAGCATCTCCCTCGTAGCCCCAGGCTCCGGCGTCTCCTTCGCCTTCG ATCATGTCTTCGATCCAAGCTATAACAACGCAATGGTGTACGATCTCCTCATCAAATCCATAATTCAAGCCGCCGTCGATGGGTTCAACG GAACTGCTTTCGCGTATGGCCAGACGAGCAGCGGCAAGACTTTCACCATGAGTGGATCTGAGGGGGAACCCGGAATCATCCCTCTCGCTGTCGAGGACGTATTCCGCACCACCAAAATG ACTACGGATCGCGAGTTCTTGATTAGGGTGTCCTATATGGAGATCTACAATGAGGAGATTAACGACCTGCTGACATTGGGGAACCAGAAGCTCCCGATTCACGAGAGCTTGGAG CGAGGATTTTTTGTGGCGGGGCTCAGGGAGGAGATCGTGAACAGTGCCGAACAAGTGTTTGAGCTCCTCAAACATGGAGAAG CAAATCGACATTTTGGTGAAACAAACATGAACGCTCGGAGCAGCAGATCACATACTATCTttaggatg GTCATTGAAAGCAGCAAGAGGAATCCCATGAACTTAGGGGATGTATCGAACACGGATGCAATCCGTGTTTCTGTTCTT AACTTGGTAGATTTAGCTGGTTCAGAGCGGATTGCTAAAACAGGGGCTGGAGGAGTCCGTCTGAAGGAGGGGAAGCACATTAACAAGAGCTTGATGATTCTTGGCAATGTGATCAACAAGCTTAGTGAGAGTGGAAGGCAAAG GGGGCACATTCCATATCGTGATAGTAAACTGACTCGCATACTCCAACCTGCTCTTGGAGGCAATTCAAAAACGTCAATAATCTGTACAGTTGCACCTGAAGAG GTTCACATAGAAGAAACAAGGGGAACACTTCAATTTGCAAGCAGAGCCAAGCGAATTACAAACTGTGCCCAAGTAAATGAG ATATTAACTGATGCAGCTTTGCTGAAGCGGCAAAAACTAGAGATTGAGGAACTCCGCAGAAAATTACAG ggTTCTCATTCTGAAATACTGGAACAAGTTATTTTGAAACAACGGAATGACATGCACAAG TCTGAACTAGAACGTGAAAGGCTTGCAATGGAACTtgaggaagaaagaaaagccCGTGAAACTTTAGAGCTTCGCATAAAGGAACAGCAGAAGAAGATAGAAAATCTTAGTAGTCTCTCTATTTCTTCATATAATACTTCAATTTCAACTCAG CAAAAAGTTAATTCAACTATCATGTTTGATGAATTAAGTGTATCAAGAAGTGATCTGTTCAGAACTCCCAATTTCAAAGCAATGGCTGATGATTTTGTTGTGAAACGACCAAGTAGCTTCAGGACAGTTGATTCGAACCCCATCCTTGAAAATTTTGACAACACAGCCGATGAAGACCTGTGGATGCAATTGAACAAAGGTTGCATCACTGATCTTGATACGCTTCAAATGACACCAAATATGAAACATCAGTCATTTCCATCACTTGAAATGTCGCTC GAACCAAGTGTTGATGAAGAAATTAGTTCTGAGAGACAACATAGCTTGGAAAGTGATTGTGGCTTCAACAGAGAACAGCTTGACGCTTTAAgggaaaaatgtaccatcatggAAAGGACATGCAGCCTGTTAAGAGAGGAGAAGGCTTCTCTAGTGGAAACTCTCTCCCTGTCTAAACAAGATAATGAGCACCTCAGAGCCCAAAAAGAAGAGTTGTTGAAGGAGTTGAACACCGAAAAGCAAAAGATGAAGGAACTTAAGGAGGAGATCCGGCAGTTTAGTTTGGCATTCCACCAAAGGGAGGGCTTACTTACATCTATCTACACCAAATCAAAGGCCATGATGGAAAACCTCAATGCGTCAAAAGTTTCAATATCTGAAGTATGTGATAGTTAA